In Hwangdonia lutea, a single window of DNA contains:
- a CDS encoding RidA family protein, translating to MLNKVTTKMLIGILLIITVAGCNEKLKEESIEENSELVEHKTKAETHEYYMLRPEVEKAYGYSHAVKIGNSIKISGAVSMDDEGNPTAIDNLEQQMKNCYADLEKILKHYGCTFNDVVVENIFTTNMPEFLKVAGYRAEIYKNQFPTGSWLGVKELAIPEFLIEIEMEVHKAN from the coding sequence ATGTTAAATAAAGTAACAACAAAAATGCTGATAGGAATTCTACTGATAATTACAGTGGCGGGCTGTAATGAAAAATTAAAAGAAGAATCTATTGAAGAAAATTCAGAACTAGTTGAGCATAAAACAAAAGCTGAAACCCATGAATACTATATGTTGCGACCGGAAGTTGAAAAAGCCTATGGTTATTCGCACGCCGTTAAAATCGGGAACTCCATTAAAATCTCCGGTGCGGTAAGTATGGATGATGAGGGCAACCCAACCGCCATTGACAATTTAGAGCAGCAAATGAAAAACTGTTATGCAGATTTAGAAAAAATCTTAAAGCATTATGGCTGCACGTTTAACGATGTGGTGGTAGAAAATATTTTTACCACAAACATGCCCGAATTTTTAAAAGTTGCAGGTTATCGAGCAGAAATTTATAAAAACCAATTCCCTACAGGGTCTTGGCTTGGTGTAAAGGAATTGGCCATTCCAGAGTTTCTTATCGAAATAGAAATGGAGGTACACAAAGCCAATTAG
- a CDS encoding SDR family oxidoreductase: MKHILITGCSSGFGLMAAKHLAKKGHHVYASMRNVNGKNADKALELSDYSNSNNLNIDVVEIDVTSDESVNKAVSQLGKVDVLINNAGRGYGGPIESFSSKQFMDQLDLNIVGTFRVAKAVLPKMRAQNDGLIIQISSIAGRCCSPGSGVYHASKWGLEGLSESMRYELAPLGIDVVMVQPGPFATDFFNTVIPSENEDIAKAYQHVAEFSEGFGSQVQAAFEDSNAPTDPMHVVQAFDDLIEMPHGSRPIRTMVGLDFGLQAINEVTEPIRQNLLEVFEITDWDGPKRM; this comes from the coding sequence ATGAAACATATTTTAATCACAGGTTGCAGTTCGGGCTTTGGACTTATGGCTGCAAAACATTTAGCTAAAAAAGGGCATCACGTTTATGCGTCAATGCGTAATGTAAACGGAAAGAATGCGGATAAAGCTTTAGAGCTATCAGATTATTCCAATTCAAATAACCTTAACATAGACGTGGTAGAAATTGATGTTACCTCAGATGAAAGTGTAAACAAAGCAGTCTCTCAATTAGGTAAAGTGGATGTGCTCATTAACAACGCAGGTCGCGGCTATGGCGGCCCCATTGAATCATTTTCTTCAAAACAGTTTATGGATCAATTGGATTTGAATATCGTGGGCACATTTAGAGTTGCCAAGGCGGTTTTGCCTAAAATGCGCGCACAAAATGATGGACTCATTATCCAAATAAGTTCTATTGCCGGTCGTTGCTGTTCGCCCGGTTCTGGTGTTTACCATGCCAGTAAATGGGGGTTGGAAGGCTTGAGCGAATCCATGCGTTACGAATTGGCGCCTTTGGGCATTGATGTGGTTATGGTACAGCCAGGGCCTTTTGCTACCGATTTTTTCAATACGGTTATTCCTTCCGAAAATGAAGACATTGCTAAGGCGTACCAGCATGTTGCGGAGTTTAGTGAAGGTTTTGGCAGTCAAGTTCAAGCAGCTTTCGAGGACAGCAACGCGCCAACCGACCCGATGCATGTGGTACAGGCTTTTGATGATTTAATCGAAATGCCACATGGCAGCCGACCAATTCGCACAATGGTTGGATTGGATTTTGGTCTACAAGCCATTAACGAGGTTACCGAACCAATTAGGCAAAACCTTTTAGAGGTTTTCGAGATTACCGATTGGGATGGCCCAAAACGAATGTAG
- a CDS encoding nuclear transport factor 2 family protein, producing MKSNQNIQVIDKLYSAFATGDMPNVLGAMHPEIIWNEAESNRLADGNPYIGPDAILNGVFARIGDMYESFALKNIELHEMMHNKVLATLRYHFKVKSTAKEADVQVAHLWTLNDDGKIVGFQQYVDTKKLAEAEIE from the coding sequence GTGAAAAGCAATCAAAATATTCAAGTTATCGACAAATTATATAGTGCCTTCGCAACAGGCGATATGCCCAATGTTCTCGGAGCCATGCATCCTGAAATTATATGGAATGAAGCCGAAAGCAATAGGCTGGCAGATGGTAATCCCTATATTGGTCCGGATGCTATTTTAAATGGTGTGTTTGCGCGCATAGGTGATATGTACGAATCATTTGCCTTAAAAAACATAGAGCTTCACGAGATGATGCATAATAAAGTGCTCGCCACTTTACGCTATCATTTTAAAGTGAAATCAACGGCTAAAGAAGCAGATGTCCAAGTCGCTCATTTGTGGACACTTAATGACGACGGTAAAATAGTTGGCTTTCAGCAATATGTAGATACTAAAAAGTTGGCTGAAGCCGAGATCGAATAG
- a CDS encoding protein-disulfide reductase DsbD family protein: MKKTIIILLLTLGFNGFSQVFDPVKWSTSVEKLSDTEYLLITDAIIESGWHLYSQNVPEDGPIPTTFGFEPNAGYELIGKVAEDEGHTVNDPVFNMRIKFFDNKAEFRQRIKVLNQELSIVKGEVEFMVCDDTRCLPPNYVDLEFNLSEAAEAKTVTTTESASTESATTEPTVNFQEPEKEPVTPAVKQVKKDNKKQETRGLWAIFIIAFLSGFAALLTPCVFPMIPMTVSFFTKQSKTKAKGVKNAIVYGISIIAIYLILGIAVTAIFGADALNAMATNVWFNLIFFLLLIVFALSFLGAFEIVLPSKWVNNVDKQADRGGLIGIFFMALALALVSFSCTGPIVGTLLVEAASKGGIAPIVGMLGFSLAIALPFGLFAAFPGWLNSLPKSGGWLNTVKVVLGFLELALAFKFLSQADLVLQLHILEREVFIAIWIAVFGTLALYLFGKIRLPHDSPLTHISVGRLSLGLIVLTFTIYMIPGLWGAPLNLISAFPPPLDYAESPYGVGNSKVGGGVISNENKDLPEGAHLLAPHQILAFNDYDKGLAYAKKVNKPVMLDFTGWACVNCRKMEQNVWVNDQVLNVLKNEVVLISLYVDDKRKLPEDEVIESELRPGKKLKYIGQKWSEFQTIKFKTNTQPFYVLMGHDEQNLNDPVGYMPDADEYYNWMKAGLNNFK; the protein is encoded by the coding sequence ATGAAAAAAACAATCATAATTCTGCTGTTAACTCTTGGTTTTAATGGGTTTTCGCAAGTGTTCGACCCGGTTAAATGGAGCACATCCGTTGAAAAACTGTCGGATACCGAATACTTGTTAATCACCGATGCCATCATAGAAAGCGGTTGGCACCTATACTCGCAAAACGTACCGGAAGACGGTCCGATTCCAACCACGTTTGGTTTTGAGCCCAACGCAGGTTACGAGTTGATTGGCAAAGTGGCCGAAGATGAAGGGCACACGGTAAACGATCCGGTTTTTAACATGCGCATAAAGTTTTTCGACAATAAAGCGGAATTTAGGCAACGCATCAAAGTATTAAACCAAGAGCTGTCCATTGTTAAAGGCGAAGTAGAGTTCATGGTTTGCGACGACACACGCTGTTTGCCACCGAATTACGTGGATTTGGAATTTAACCTTTCAGAAGCCGCCGAAGCCAAAACGGTAACGACAACGGAATCCGCATCTACGGAATCCGCAACAACGGAACCAACGGTAAATTTCCAGGAGCCCGAAAAAGAACCGGTAACCCCAGCCGTTAAGCAAGTAAAAAAAGACAATAAAAAACAAGAAACAAGAGGTCTGTGGGCCATTTTCATCATTGCCTTTCTATCGGGGTTTGCAGCGTTGTTAACACCCTGCGTGTTCCCGATGATTCCCATGACGGTGAGCTTCTTTACCAAACAAAGCAAAACCAAGGCCAAAGGCGTGAAAAACGCCATTGTATACGGCATTAGTATTATCGCCATTTATCTTATTTTGGGCATTGCCGTTACCGCCATTTTTGGTGCCGATGCCTTAAACGCCATGGCAACAAACGTTTGGTTCAACCTTATTTTCTTTTTACTGTTAATCGTGTTTGCGCTGTCCTTTTTGGGCGCTTTCGAAATTGTTTTGCCGAGTAAATGGGTTAACAATGTCGATAAACAAGCCGATAGGGGCGGTTTAATAGGCATCTTTTTTATGGCACTGGCATTGGCGCTGGTCTCGTTTTCCTGTACAGGGCCCATTGTGGGCACACTGTTGGTCGAGGCCGCCTCAAAAGGGGGCATTGCCCCAATCGTGGGCATGTTGGGCTTTTCGTTGGCCATAGCCTTGCCATTTGGATTGTTTGCGGCATTCCCGGGCTGGTTAAACTCATTGCCAAAATCCGGTGGTTGGTTAAATACCGTAAAAGTGGTTTTGGGCTTTTTAGAATTGGCCTTGGCCTTTAAGTTTTTGTCGCAGGCCGATTTGGTTTTGCAGCTTCATATTTTAGAAAGGGAAGTGTTTATCGCCATTTGGATTGCCGTTTTCGGAACCTTAGCATTGTATCTTTTCGGAAAAATCAGATTACCGCACGATTCACCGTTGACCCATATTTCCGTGGGGCGGTTGAGCTTGGGGCTCATCGTGCTCACGTTTACCATTTACATGATTCCGGGGCTTTGGGGCGCACCATTGAATCTGATCAGTGCATTTCCGCCGCCATTGGATTATGCCGAATCGCCCTATGGCGTTGGGAATTCAAAAGTAGGTGGTGGTGTCATTTCCAACGAAAATAAAGATCTGCCAGAAGGTGCGCACTTATTGGCACCGCATCAAATTCTGGCCTTTAACGATTACGACAAGGGTTTGGCCTATGCCAAAAAAGTAAACAAACCAGTGATGCTGGATTTTACGGGTTGGGCCTGTGTAAACTGCCGTAAAATGGAACAGAATGTTTGGGTAAACGATCAAGTGCTCAATGTGCTTAAAAACGAGGTTGTACTGATTTCGCTGTATGTCGATGATAAACGGAAGTTGCCGGAGGACGAGGTGATCGAATCTGAATTGAGGCCCGGAAAAAAACTAAAATACATAGGGCAAAAATGGAGCGAGTTCCAAACCATAAAATTCAAGACCAATACCCAACCGTTTTATGTGCTGATGGGGCATGATGAACAAAACCTAAACGACCCTGTGGGCTATATGCCCGATGCCGACGAATATTACAATTGGATGAAGGCAGGGTTGAACAATTTTAAATAG
- a CDS encoding nuclear transport factor 2 family protein, translating to MKKVVLMLIFMGSIFAFSQKKNGTVYIEHPAIDVVEAYTKAFVSGDTTKIASLLTDDFKSYNGLSTNPNAKGRDKASFIKGAIRWSQELDYFSIGDFQGAYPDAIEYKKDNKDEVVWVQTWDLLKGVHKKTGVKFSSPVHRLFVVTKDTKIKMLINYFNEGIFNELRQSFSDRTNGTIYNHHDNINTVRKVVYAFENSDLEKALGFFSDDAQFFNINEDFDKPDTMEAIKGKRQGFLDSFEVKNIEMMGYPDYLEYEMGNGRSVLSWWDFHLTRKSDKKEIKLTVHMSHDFDKDGVIISETLYYNKGLLEN from the coding sequence ATGAAAAAAGTAGTTTTAATGCTCATTTTTATGGGCTCAATTTTCGCATTTTCCCAAAAAAAGAACGGAACGGTTTATATAGAGCATCCTGCAATCGATGTTGTTGAAGCCTACACAAAGGCTTTTGTAAGCGGTGATACCACAAAAATAGCTAGTTTGTTAACCGATGATTTTAAATCCTATAACGGGCTCTCTACCAATCCAAACGCCAAAGGCAGAGACAAAGCTTCTTTTATTAAAGGGGCCATTCGTTGGTCGCAGGAATTGGATTATTTTTCCATCGGCGATTTCCAGGGGGCTTATCCAGATGCTATCGAATACAAAAAAGATAATAAAGACGAGGTGGTGTGGGTGCAAACTTGGGATTTGCTTAAAGGCGTTCATAAAAAGACCGGAGTGAAATTTTCCTCACCCGTGCACCGGCTTTTTGTAGTGACTAAAGACACGAAAATTAAAATGCTTATCAATTATTTTAACGAAGGTATTTTTAATGAATTAAGACAAAGTTTCTCTGACAGAACCAATGGTACAATTTATAACCATCACGATAATATCAATACCGTTCGCAAAGTGGTTTATGCTTTTGAAAATTCGGATTTGGAAAAAGCTTTAGGGTTTTTTAGTGATGATGCCCAATTTTTTAATATCAATGAAGATTTTGATAAACCAGACACCATGGAAGCTATAAAAGGAAAGCGTCAGGGATTCCTTGATAGTTTTGAAGTCAAGAACATAGAAATGATGGGATATCCAGATTATTTAGAATACGAAATGGGCAACGGCAGGTCTGTGCTGTCTTGGTGGGATTTCCATTTGACCAGAAAATCAGATAAAAAAGAAATAAAACTCACCGTACACATGAGTCATGATTTTGATAAAGATGGCGTCATCATTTCAGAGACCCTGTATTACAACAAAGGCTTATTGGAAAATTAA